The Borrelia hispanica CRI genome has a window encoding:
- a CDS encoding SPOR domain-containing protein, producing MRDGNNNNNKGFLVALTSIVTVCAIIFLGIIIFFPNKNLASDIAGKNIILQETKNEKSTENENNEDTLSITDKPNEIIIDLTKTNKESTNLNNDMNQNNKKIIHKKEAQIVNQNVPKKTQTQAKTLKPKKINAKASQEIKKKQNYNKLENKYDPQKEYYIQFASLSDPITADNNIQELMKYKINAKIYSATINDKDTYRVRSGPYKTISEAKIDLQKISNSNDFKDAYILTINK from the coding sequence ATGAGAGATGGCAATAACAATAATAATAAAGGATTCTTAGTAGCATTAACTTCAATTGTAACTGTTTGTGCAATTATATTTCTTGGAATAATTATTTTTTTCCCAAATAAAAATTTGGCCTCTGACATTGCAGGCAAAAATATTATTTTGCAAGAAACGAAAAATGAAAAATCTACAGAAAATGAAAATAATGAAGATACTCTGTCAATAACTGACAAACCAAATGAAATCATAATTGACCTTACAAAAACTAATAAAGAAAGCACAAATTTAAACAATGATATGAATCAAAATAATAAAAAAATAATTCATAAAAAAGAAGCACAAATTGTAAATCAAAATGTACCTAAAAAAACACAAACACAAGCAAAAACACTCAAGCCAAAAAAAATTAATGCAAAGGCAAGTCAAGAAATTAAAAAAAAACAAAATTATAACAAACTTGAAAACAAATATGATCCTCAAAAAGAATATTATATACAATTTGCATCGCTCTCAGATCCAATTACTGCTGACAATAATATTCAAGAACTGATGAAATACAAAATAAATGCAAAAATATATTCAGCAACAATAAATGACAAAGATACCTATAGAGTCAGATCTGGACCATATAAAACTATATCAGAAGCAAAGATTGATCTTCAAAAAATATCAAATTCAAATGACTTTAAGGATGCTTACATATTAACTATTAACAAATAA
- the polA gene encoding DNA polymerase I, with translation MKEIYLIDALNIIFRNYYVMKNNPLTNSKGENVNAFIGFFKTLFFIIKKKNPENLIVTFDSETQTFRQQQYPNYKATRDAPPDNLIPQIHWIKEGLIKANIPMFELQGYEADDLIASFTKKAEQNNYLTYIISPDKDLLQLISNQTKIFKIENSSFLEMNNDYVIKKFGINKSQIKDYLSIVGDPTDNIPGIKGIGQKGAAKLLNEFHTLNGIYKNLSLINNKYKEILLREKENAFLSYELISLVEDLELPSLETFKLENLKEDIISLFEEYSATTLIKSYKSILKKKNIINSMQQSIFDINTTQSNKENTKDLQSTTLYANTLKTIQEENVKYKTILKKEELDLLIEQLKKASYIAIDTETTSINIYESNIIGISVSFQEFESYYIPIETKEKNSIEKEYIIQKFNEFFKSQPKLIGQNYKFDYKVLKRHGFNVISAYFDTMIAAYVIDPNTKVSLDFLAAKYLMHKNIKYDEIVPQHGTLKDIPLEIASNYAAEDADITLRLFNILRKKLKEDNLESLMRNIEMPFSNVIIEMEENGIYLDSNYLTQYGHELEQELKTIENEVIQSIGIKFNLNSSKQLHTVLFEKLNIIVPKNVKQDSTDIKVLETIKDQHESIEKLINYRQLAKLKNTYTDNLIEFINEKTNKIHTNFMQTKTATGRISSTAPNLQNIPIKDERGRKIRAAFKPMKGNIFISADYSQIELVILAHLSEDESLIEAFTHKKDIHIQTASKLFKVDETNITPSMRRIAKSINFGIIYRMSAFRLSQELSITRKEAQNFIDSYFNLYSKIKTFIQNQIDFVKQNGYSETLLKRRRYIREINSQNYLERTSAERMAINSIIQGSASDIMKIAMIKVYNEFKNNNLKSKILLQVHDEMLIESPEEECEKAQIIIKEMMENAYPLKIPLKTNIETGKSWGDIHQ, from the coding sequence ATGAAAGAAATTTACTTAATCGATGCATTAAATATAATTTTTAGAAACTATTACGTTATGAAAAACAATCCTTTAACAAATAGTAAAGGAGAAAATGTCAACGCATTTATTGGTTTTTTTAAAACTCTTTTCTTTATCATAAAGAAAAAAAACCCAGAAAATCTAATTGTCACTTTTGATTCAGAAACACAAACATTTAGACAACAACAATACCCAAATTACAAAGCAACAAGAGATGCTCCTCCAGACAACCTAATCCCACAAATTCATTGGATAAAAGAAGGATTAATAAAAGCAAATATCCCAATGTTTGAACTACAAGGATATGAAGCTGATGATCTTATAGCCAGTTTCACAAAAAAGGCAGAACAAAACAATTACTTAACTTATATTATCTCTCCAGACAAAGATTTATTACAATTAATATCAAATCAAACCAAAATATTTAAAATTGAAAATAGCAGCTTTTTAGAAATGAACAATGATTATGTTATAAAAAAATTTGGAATAAATAAATCTCAAATCAAAGACTATTTATCCATTGTTGGAGACCCTACTGACAACATTCCAGGAATTAAAGGAATTGGACAAAAAGGTGCTGCTAAATTATTGAATGAATTTCACACATTAAATGGAATATATAAAAACTTATCTTTAATAAATAATAAATACAAAGAAATCTTACTAAGAGAAAAAGAAAATGCTTTTTTAAGTTATGAACTTATAAGTCTTGTAGAAGATCTAGAATTACCATCACTTGAAACATTTAAACTAGAAAATTTAAAAGAAGATATTATTTCACTATTTGAAGAATATTCTGCAACAACCCTCATTAAATCTTACAAATCTATATTAAAGAAAAAAAATATTATAAATTCCATGCAACAATCAATCTTTGATATCAATACAACACAATCAAATAAAGAAAATACAAAAGATTTACAATCAACAACATTATATGCAAATACTCTTAAGACAATACAAGAAGAAAATGTCAAATATAAAACAATATTAAAAAAAGAAGAACTGGACTTACTAATAGAACAACTAAAAAAAGCAAGCTATATAGCAATAGACACAGAAACAACTTCTATTAATATTTACGAATCAAATATAATTGGAATTTCAGTTTCATTTCAAGAATTTGAAAGTTACTATATTCCCATAGAAACAAAAGAAAAAAATTCCATTGAAAAAGAATACATAATACAAAAATTTAATGAATTTTTTAAATCACAACCAAAATTAATTGGTCAAAATTATAAATTTGATTACAAAGTACTAAAAAGACATGGATTTAATGTCATATCTGCATATTTCGATACAATGATAGCAGCATATGTTATTGATCCAAACACAAAAGTATCTCTTGACTTTTTAGCAGCAAAATATCTAATGCATAAAAACATTAAATACGACGAAATAGTACCACAACATGGTACTCTTAAAGATATACCACTTGAAATAGCATCCAACTATGCTGCTGAGGATGCTGACATTACCTTAAGATTATTTAATATCTTGAGAAAAAAGCTCAAAGAAGACAACCTTGAAAGCCTAATGAGAAACATAGAAATGCCATTTAGCAATGTCATTATAGAAATGGAAGAAAATGGCATTTACCTTGACAGCAACTACTTAACACAATATGGCCATGAACTTGAACAAGAATTAAAAACAATTGAGAATGAAGTAATACAAAGTATAGGCATTAAATTTAATCTAAATTCAAGCAAACAATTACATACGGTTTTATTTGAAAAATTAAATATTATAGTACCAAAAAATGTCAAGCAAGATTCGACAGACATCAAGGTGCTAGAAACAATAAAAGATCAGCATGAATCTATAGAAAAACTCATAAACTACAGACAACTTGCAAAACTAAAAAATACATATACCGATAATTTAATAGAATTTATAAACGAAAAAACAAACAAAATACATACGAACTTTATGCAAACAAAAACAGCAACGGGACGAATTTCAAGTACTGCACCCAATCTACAAAACATACCAATCAAAGATGAAAGAGGAAGAAAAATAAGAGCAGCATTCAAACCTATGAAAGGCAATATTTTCATATCTGCAGATTATTCACAAATAGAACTTGTAATATTAGCACATCTCTCAGAAGATGAATCACTAATTGAAGCTTTTACTCATAAAAAAGATATTCACATACAAACAGCATCAAAACTCTTTAAGGTAGATGAAACCAATATAACACCTTCAATGAGAAGAATAGCAAAATCAATTAATTTTGGAATAATTTATAGAATGTCAGCTTTTAGACTTTCACAAGAACTATCCATTACAAGAAAGGAAGCACAAAATTTCATCGATTCATATTTTAATCTTTATTCTAAAATAAAAACTTTTATACAAAATCAAATAGATTTTGTAAAGCAAAATGGATACAGTGAAACCCTTTTAAAGAGAAGAAGATATATAAGAGAAATTAATAGTCAAAATTATTTAGAAAGAACAAGTGCTGAACGAATGGCAATAAATAGCATAATTCAAGGAAGTGCATCTGATATAATGAAAATCGCAATGATTAAAGTATATAACGAATTTAAAAATAACAATCTAAAATCAAAAATACTCTTACAAGTACACGATGAAATGCTAATTGAATCACCAGAAGAAGAATGTGAAAAGGCACAAATAATAATAAAAGAAATGATGGAAAATGCTTATCCTCTAAAGATTCCTTTAAAAACAAATATTGAGACTGGAAAATCATGGGGAGACATTCATCAATAA
- the fliS gene encoding flagellar export chaperone FliS, translating to MLRKEDIYKKTQVNTSSSISILVMLYEKAIQDLEVAKEFYKNEDPKSTTKADEKVYHAQDIIIELMSTLNFEDGGDISNNLLSIYSFLNKTLESVTLEKNIDNIQEVLKHLKNLHTAWKALLKKDNNNNIIIKKKLGINVVG from the coding sequence TTGCTAAGAAAAGAAGATATTTACAAAAAAACACAAGTCAACACATCAAGTTCAATATCAATATTAGTAATGCTCTACGAAAAAGCAATACAAGATTTAGAAGTTGCTAAAGAATTTTATAAAAATGAAGACCCAAAAAGCACAACAAAAGCTGATGAAAAAGTTTATCATGCACAAGATATTATCATAGAATTAATGTCTACACTAAATTTTGAAGATGGTGGGGATATTTCAAATAACCTATTATCAATATACTCCTTTTTAAATAAAACATTAGAAAGTGTTACATTAGAAAAAAATATAGATAATATCCAAGAAGTCTTAAAGCACCTTAAAAATCTTCACACAGCTTGGAAAGCATTGCTTAAAAAAGATAATAATAATAATATTATCATTAAAAAGAAATTAGGAATCAATGTTGTCGGATAA
- a CDS encoding response regulator: MEENKKALIVDDSIFMRKNLIKILKNLGFSEFLEAEDGIQAIQEFKQQETLHLITLDITMMGMDGITALEKINELNKKFERKLNILMVTALGKQELIAKALQLGAKGYITKPFREEQIAEQIKILN; encoded by the coding sequence TTGGAAGAAAATAAAAAAGCTTTAATAGTTGATGATTCTATTTTTATGCGCAAAAATTTAATTAAAATACTAAAAAATTTAGGATTCAGTGAGTTCTTAGAAGCAGAAGATGGTATCCAGGCTATTCAAGAATTTAAACAACAAGAAACACTTCATCTAATAACTCTTGATATAACTATGATGGGCATGGATGGAATTACAGCACTTGAAAAAATAAATGAACTTAACAAAAAGTTTGAACGCAAACTAAATATATTAATGGTAACAGCACTTGGGAAACAAGAACTTATTGCAAAAGCTCTACAACTTGGAGCAAAAGGATATATTACAAAACCTTTCAGAGAAGAACAGATAGCAGAACAAATAAAAATATTAAATTAG
- the ligA gene encoding NAD-dependent DNA ligase LigA, with amino-acid sequence MGKDKDIKAEILSLRDTIKKWNREYYVDSSPSVGDVTYDKALLRLQYLENRYPEYKTLDSPTLKFGSDLLNGFKEVEHSYPVLSLDKAYDVKELSLWVDKMGLEGSNLGFDMGISVEPKIDGCSIVLYYKDGILEKALTRGDGRVGNNVTENVRTIKNVPLCIGEQVELVLRGEIYITKKDFLKINHTLNDAYINARNLASGILRRVDSREVVNFPLDIFVYDILYSSLELNTNHDAFDKLKHFGFKLNSFCKFFYGKNLGENIIDYVKEIEEGRENFEYEIDGVVLKVDDFSLRDVLGYTSHHPKWSIAYKFESLRAVSKVIDIVVQVGRSGKITPVANIEKVLIAGAFITSASLHNQDYIDSIGLNVEDVVAISRRGDVIPAVELVVEKLSVDNFKIPNYCPSCKKSLIKEGAHLFCINIHCPLKIMGHIKYFCSKKCMNIVGISEKTIEFLFNMNFISSEMDLYTFDFDRLIGLKGFNFKRVNKLKRSIEESKNRPFRKLLLAMGIKDLGINTILLLINNNLNSFDAISLLCQDKKNALVKLLDIKGIGERIALNIIRAFNNKIILDKFNFFKELGFKMQEDSMNCVVDSSFLFGKKFCITGSFDEYSRHVLIDKITKKGAIFNSSVSRYLDFLLVGKSPGLKLKKANNLGIKILSLFDIKNLVNLDD; translated from the coding sequence ATGGGTAAAGATAAAGATATAAAAGCTGAAATTTTAAGTTTAAGGGATACCATTAAAAAATGGAATAGGGAATATTATGTTGATTCGTCACCCAGTGTGGGCGATGTTACCTATGATAAGGCTCTTTTACGACTTCAATATTTGGAGAATAGGTATCCTGAATATAAAACTTTAGATTCTCCTACGCTTAAATTTGGAAGTGATCTTTTAAATGGTTTTAAAGAGGTTGAACATTCTTATCCTGTATTGAGTTTAGATAAGGCCTATGATGTTAAAGAATTATCATTATGGGTTGATAAAATGGGGTTAGAGGGTTCTAATTTGGGATTTGATATGGGAATTTCAGTTGAACCTAAAATAGATGGATGTTCAATTGTTCTTTATTATAAAGATGGAATACTTGAGAAAGCTTTAACTAGGGGCGATGGTAGAGTTGGTAATAATGTTACTGAAAATGTGAGAACAATTAAAAATGTTCCTTTATGCATTGGAGAACAGGTTGAATTGGTATTGAGAGGTGAAATTTATATTACCAAAAAGGATTTTTTGAAAATAAATCATACATTAAATGATGCTTATATTAATGCTAGAAATTTGGCTTCAGGTATATTGAGAAGAGTAGATAGTAGAGAAGTTGTTAACTTTCCCTTAGATATTTTTGTTTATGATATTTTATATTCCAGTTTGGAATTAAATACTAATCATGATGCTTTTGATAAGCTTAAACATTTTGGGTTTAAACTTAATTCTTTTTGTAAGTTTTTTTATGGTAAAAACTTGGGAGAAAATATTATTGATTATGTCAAGGAGATAGAAGAAGGGAGGGAAAATTTTGAATATGAAATTGATGGTGTTGTTTTAAAGGTTGATGATTTTAGTTTAAGAGATGTTTTGGGATATACTTCTCATCATCCTAAATGGTCAATTGCTTATAAATTTGAGTCTTTGAGAGCTGTTAGTAAGGTAATTGATATAGTTGTTCAGGTTGGACGTAGTGGTAAGATTACTCCTGTTGCAAATATAGAGAAAGTACTTATTGCAGGAGCTTTTATTACCAGTGCAAGTTTACATAATCAGGATTATATAGATTCTATTGGGTTAAATGTTGAAGATGTTGTTGCAATTTCAAGGCGTGGCGATGTGATTCCTGCTGTTGAATTGGTTGTAGAAAAACTTTCTGTTGATAATTTTAAAATTCCAAATTATTGTCCTTCATGTAAAAAGTCTTTAATAAAAGAGGGTGCCCATCTTTTCTGTATTAATATACATTGCCCTTTGAAGATTATGGGACATATAAAGTATTTTTGTAGTAAAAAATGTATGAATATTGTGGGAATTTCAGAAAAAACAATTGAGTTTCTTTTTAATATGAATTTTATATCTTCAGAAATGGATCTTTATACATTTGATTTTGATAGGCTTATTGGTCTTAAGGGATTTAATTTTAAAAGGGTAAATAAGTTAAAGCGTTCTATTGAAGAGAGTAAAAATAGACCGTTTAGAAAATTACTTCTTGCTATGGGAATTAAGGATCTAGGAATTAATACAATATTATTGTTAATCAACAATAATTTAAATTCATTTGATGCAATTAGTTTGCTTTGTCAAGATAAAAAAAATGCTCTTGTTAAACTTTTAGATATTAAGGGGATAGGAGAAAGAATAGCTTTAAATATTATTAGAGCATTTAATAATAAGATTATCCTTGATAAATTTAACTTTTTTAAGGAATTAGGATTTAAGATGCAAGAAGATAGTATGAATTGTGTTGTAGATTCTTCTTTTTTATTTGGTAAAAAATTTTGTATAACAGGGTCTTTTGATGAATATTCCAGACATGTTCTTATTGATAAAATTACTAAAAAAGGTGCTATTTTTAACAGTTCAGTTAGTAGATATTTAGATTTTTTACTTGTTGGGAAAAGTCCTGGATTAAAATTAAAAAAAGCTAATAATTTGGGCATTAAAATCCTTAGTCTTTTTGATATTAAAAATTTGGTCAATTTAGATGATTAA
- a CDS encoding FGGY-family carbohydrate kinase — protein MNVLSIDIGTSTLKSALINSHYGILECLDINYFDYFSVDFENFDYKIWLFALKKIMSHFMYRKIDCISISGISPCLIALDSNLIPLEVLHWNSSKVVKNYKGKSTFLPFVLSTFERGIYDKVRYFVSCFEYLIYLLTGNLVTSYPSLSYIPFIWNNIEIKEYNLDTSKFPPFLRMGEIVGQVTKRASIEFGINSGINVINAGIDYLSVLIGSGAFFSGIVSNRMGTSEGFNFVSDTYLLDFSLIYPYFLDNLFIIGRIVPSGYLLQLLKDRLFEKKKSFGEFLGKIAAIYSPSNIYFYLNKKELFCDHILIDPQIKNNLNEGIVGKLDDPLQIGIAILESSYFSFYNRILHLKSCKRDILDIFVSGSNSDNLFLNKLKANIIGQDLKIFEFKHSEIVGNAILAFCCLKEFDNLEDAFKKLVKIKHIVSFNASMHDIYLEKYHNYVSNFNLFVNS, from the coding sequence ATGAATGTACTCAGTATTGATATTGGTACTAGTACTTTAAAATCTGCTTTAATCAATTCTCATTATGGGATTTTAGAGTGTCTTGATATAAATTATTTTGATTATTTTAGTGTAGATTTTGAAAATTTTGATTATAAAATATGGCTCTTTGCTTTAAAGAAAATAATGTCTCATTTTATGTATAGAAAAATTGATTGTATTTCTATTAGTGGTATCTCTCCATGTTTAATAGCTCTTGATTCAAATTTAATTCCTTTAGAGGTGTTGCATTGGAATTCTTCTAAAGTAGTTAAAAATTATAAAGGAAAATCAACTTTTTTGCCCTTTGTTCTTAGTACATTTGAGAGAGGAATTTATGATAAAGTTAGATATTTCGTTTCATGCTTTGAATATTTAATTTATTTACTTACAGGTAATTTGGTTACAAGCTATCCCAGTTTGTCTTATATTCCTTTTATTTGGAATAATATTGAAATTAAAGAATATAATCTTGATACAAGTAAATTTCCTCCTTTTTTAAGAATGGGAGAAATTGTTGGGCAGGTTACTAAGCGTGCTAGTATTGAATTTGGTATTAATAGTGGCATTAATGTAATTAATGCTGGAATTGATTATTTAAGTGTTCTTATTGGAAGTGGAGCTTTTTTTTCTGGAATAGTATCAAATAGAATGGGTACTAGCGAAGGTTTTAATTTTGTCTCAGATACGTATTTATTAGATTTTTCTTTAATATATCCTTATTTCTTAGATAATTTGTTTATTATTGGAAGAATAGTTCCTTCTGGATATTTATTGCAATTGCTTAAAGATAGATTGTTTGAGAAGAAAAAATCATTTGGAGAATTTCTTGGCAAAATTGCTGCAATATATAGTCCAAGTAATATTTATTTTTATTTAAACAAAAAAGAACTTTTTTGTGATCATATTTTAATAGATCCACAAATAAAGAATAATTTAAATGAAGGCATTGTGGGAAAGTTAGATGATCCTTTACAGATAGGAATTGCAATTCTTGAGTCTTCTTATTTTTCGTTTTATAATAGAATACTTCATCTTAAGTCTTGTAAAAGGGATATTTTAGATATTTTTGTGAGTGGCTCTAATTCAGATAATTTATTTTTAAATAAGCTTAAAGCTAATATTATTGGGCAAGATTTAAAAATTTTTGAATTTAAACATTCTGAGATTGTTGGTAATGCAATTTTAGCCTTTTGTTGTTTAAAAGAATTTGACAATCTAGAGGATGCATTTAAAAAACTTGTTAAAATAAAACATATTGTGTCCTTTAATGCCAGTATGCATGATATTTATTTGGAAAAATATCATAATTATGTTTCTAATTTTAATTTATTTGTTAATAGTTAA
- the coaE gene encoding dephospho-CoA kinase (Dephospho-CoA kinase (CoaE) performs the final step in coenzyme A biosynthesis.), with protein sequence MGRHSSIIGITGRISTGKDTVSKIISNEYDFYEINADKIGHIILEEKKDTIIKTFGNKILNNINEIDRIKLRNIVFYDKEKLQILEKITHPIIYQQIEQIILTNKSDKIIINAALLFKLDLAKFCKHIFIIKANDEIIKNRLKLNRNIDDNLIINILKWQKDIFFNKNIINSKIINIINNKSYEYLKRKIRAKMREVT encoded by the coding sequence ATGGGGAGACATTCATCAATAATTGGAATAACTGGTAGAATATCAACCGGAAAAGACACTGTGTCAAAAATCATTAGTAACGAATATGATTTTTATGAAATTAATGCAGATAAAATAGGTCATATCATTTTAGAAGAAAAAAAAGATACAATAATTAAAACATTTGGCAATAAAATATTAAATAATATAAATGAAATAGACAGAATAAAACTTCGCAATATAGTCTTTTATGATAAAGAAAAGCTACAAATATTAGAAAAAATAACACATCCCATCATATATCAACAAATAGAACAAATAATATTAACAAATAAGTCTGACAAAATTATAATTAATGCCGCACTACTTTTTAAACTAGACCTTGCAAAATTTTGTAAACACATATTTATAATAAAAGCAAATGATGAGATAATAAAAAATAGGTTAAAATTAAATCGCAATATTGATGACAACTTAATTATAAACATACTTAAATGGCAAAAAGATATTTTTTTCAATAAAAATATTATAAATTCAAAAATAATAAATATAATTAACAATAAGAGTTATGAATATTTAAAAAGAAAAATTAGGGCTAAGATGAGAGAGGTAACATAA